The nucleotide sequence ATTaaataccaaaataaatgtgTGCATCACCAATTAAATTAATACACACAATCCTGCGATCAAATTAAAAACAGCCGAACACATTTTCAGAAATGCGCAGCACTTTTGAGAGACTACATTATTTTTATCAAGCTTGTTAGGTATTGGTTCTATCCCTGTCTTTAAACAGCAGATCACAGCTTGGTTTGTGTTGACATCCGGGAGAGCGCCTCGGCCTTTCGCTGACCCTGTGCTGTCAGAGCGCATTACACCACGCGAAGCATTTTAGCCAATTACTGCTCGAGTGTGAGAGAGATTGAGCTCGCAGAGAGGCATTAAAACATGCAACATATTTTGATCCCCGTCTGTTCTAAATCTGTTCTGTAGCATATGACATTCACATTTTGAACTGCATATGTTTAATTTCGAGTTGGCACATGGGCCACGTTAAAATAAACCTGAAATATTACATGGCACAGTTTGACTCATTTTGTCTGTGTGGTGAATAAAAAATAGCGTTGAAAATTTACGATCATTATTTAGTTCaacagtgattttattttattttttattttattaatcatggTTATCTTCCCTTCCCCCAGAAATTCACGACGCGCAGCATTACGCACaacataaatgataataaaaagcacacaaataaAAGGCCTAGGGGCCGGTGATattataaataagcaaataaacatcatttatatattaaaaaagacaaacattaaaacattattcAGTCTTTTCATGATAACGTACGCACACATACAATAATAAGCTCGGCCCTCAGATGCTTATTCCCCCAAATACTCCCTTTATCTGTCTTCGTGAGAAGCACTGCCCATTTCGATCAAATCAACGAATGGGAAATGAAAGTGTGTGATGGTTTTCTTTCCATCTTTCATTTTGGCCTCTCTTTGGGCCGGTTGCAGGCACTAAAGTTTTGTTGCGAGATTGTCTCTTACAGTTCTTCGGTTTGCTCTTTTGAAGCCTGTCACGTTAGATGTCACATTCACTGTCGCTGGAGGTGATGGAGATGGCGGAGGTGGCGGCCTTGCTCGAGAGGCTGACTTCTGGGCTTGAGGCGGGACCTAGGCGGTCTACCGTGGTGTCATCGTCCCCCAGCGATCGGACCGAGCCACCGGACAGAacctgctgctgtagcctacgGGGTTGGAACGAGACAAAAAGTCAATGAATATATATCGACATTCATAGCTTTAACTAGAGACAGAGGAGTGATTATTATACACTAGTACAAAATACACACTGACGatctgtttaaattaattaattttgggttggtattgaattatattaaaacacaCATGTTTTAGGTGTGGGGAAACAATAATTAGGCTTGTTCGATTATAATATCCTCTTAAACCAATAGAAAATATTACTGGTTGTAAATGCAtttgtattatataaaattacttgtgtgtgtgtgtgtatatatatatatatatatatatatatatatatatatatatatatatatatatatatatatatataagcataaaTAGTCTACTTACggcaataacaaaaaatattggtGCAGAAATAATGGATAAAAAAGACGTTGAAGGATTTAAAAACCAAACCACgatttacagatttttatttgGTCATAGAAATGTAATAATTTGGTAAAGGAGCTGAGTCAAAAATAGGGCATTTAATACTAGGGCACCGGCAtgattttagtttttgtatttCTTAATCCAGacaaaatttattatattttttgtttattaaatcgaTTTTATAAGACAGTTTTAGTGTCATAAATAACTCTGCTATAAAACAACATACATCAGAACAGATGTCTAAAATACCCtataaataattcttaaaaggTGAATTCTAGCATTGCCCACTACTAGCTTACACTTCTACAAATAAGAGCTCcaaaaggacttttttttttttttttttttttttttttttgcctttttagtgtttttttttttcaaaatgtttaagtgaattctttaaataacaatttttcttataaaacattttcagaaaTCTGAAGAACCCTTTTCCACTGTAAAGAACATTTTGTCGACTGGACAGGTTTCATGGATCTTAAAGGTTCTCAGGCTGACCCACAGAAAAGAACCGTCATTTTATGAGTGCAGTCGATTTGcacattattttatgttaaattacgCCATGAATGAAttagacttttttattattaaacagttaaTACATAGTCTAATCACAAAAGCGCTGCCTTTATACAGTGTAGTAGAGATGTGTGTACCTGTTCTTGGCCGCTGCCGCCCGGTCCCTTTGCCTCCGGTTTTTAAACCAGTTGCCCACTTGCGTGGGTGTGAGTCCAGTTGCCTGCGCCAGCTCTCTTTTTTTGCTGGGATTTGGGTAAGGGTCCTGCAGGTACCACTCTCTCAGCAGATGCCGCGTTCTCTCCTTAAAGCAGTGCGTTTTCTGTTCCCCGTCCCATATCGTCCGAGGCAGTGGAAACTTCTTTCGAACACGGTACTTGTCCACGGGTCCCAACGGACGCCCACGGAGTTTCTCAGCCTCCTGGTAGTGCGCCTCAAGCCAGAGCGCCTGCAGCTTCGCGTGTGAGTCCTTCGTGAATTTGTGGTTCTCCAATATGTGGTAGAGCTCGCGGAAGTTGCCCGCGTGAAAGGCCACGACCGCGCGCGCGCGCAGGACAGACTCGTTCTTACTGAGCACATCGCAGGCGGACGGCGCCACCGGGAGTGACCAAAGAAAGCGGCCGAGCCTCTCCACGTCTCCGCTCTCTTCGAGCGTCTCACAGACCCCCGCGACTTGCTGGGGGCTGAAATTCAAAATGGGCAGCTGGAACATGGAGACTGTAATGTTTCTCTCCTTTGGTCCTCCTGTCTGGTGCAGCTCCTCGTCTGTCTCGCCCCTCTTTTTGTTTAGCCTGTCTGTCAGAAAACGGCAAAAGTTAACAGCTGTGTCATAAAACGCGCCGAGGAGCGATGCCGTGCGGCAGGCTCAAGCAGCCTGAACGGCAAAATCTCGTCTTTGATTTAGTGTGAGCATAAAAACTGGAAAGCAAGGTGTTTTCTGAAGAGCAAAATAAAAGAACATTTAGCCCCTGCTGCCGATATTCTATTGGACTTGTCAGATTGGCTGCCTGGTTGCCATGGACACACGTCAATCACTGTCAGGTTTGCCAATCACGCGTGAAGCTGCACTAGATTTCAGCACCACCCAGCGCGCAACAGCGCCTTTCAGTGAAAACGTCAAAGCGTCATTTTGACCTTTACGTTTGTGCTCAGAGACGCTGAATGCAATGTTGTCATTTGGCGGAAATCTGGAAGCAACCCCCTCCGAGTCGTCGATAAAACGATGGGAAGGGGTGTCTTTTAAAACAGAGTGCACACTATGGGTTGAAAGACATTAGTAAGTATTTGACTGAAAAAAACAGAGTAGGGTGGAGACATAATTATTAATGACTGACTATTTAAAGCTAGACTtttcaaaagttattttaaacttAATTACCTGCAGGTaaattaaatacatgtaaattacCCATGAGTATCTTAAAACGAATAACTTCTGTATAGAATTTAAACGATGgctaaaaaagaaaaggaaaaaataatcaaaattcaaAACCATGTTTATATGCCATACAAATGTTAGGTAAGGGTTATCACATCTTCATCTATGATATCGACTCAATATGACTGTTTTCTCATTGTTTTGTGCACGCTTGAGGAAATGGGTAAAGTCTGAAGTGACCTGCTATTTTGTTCACATAAGTTCAAAGTGTCTTTCGCATGTTTTATACCAGGGATAAGCGAGGATTTATTCTTTTACCTATTCTTATATCCCTTACCTCTTCTATTCTTTCTATAATGTTTCTTCGACAGGATAATCAGaatgataatattttaaatacacccATTAACAAACATTTGCATTATATACATTCTACAGGGAACTTACAGTAAAAGCCTATAAAACCTGCAGCATGTTCAGACAGATTAAACTTGTCAGTATATTGTGCTAATTTCTAAATAATTAAcctacattattttaacattagttaacattaAATGTGATTCGTTGTAGTGAGttaatttttttagtatttttgtatACCTCAAATTTCTGCACAGAATACAATAGCGTACAGTTAGGATGACAGATTGTAAACAAAAACAGACCACACACAAAAATCCAGCCTATTACTTCAGGGCGGAGGATCTTCGTGTGTTTGGCAACATTGATAATCAGTTATCCATAGGCCCAAACAGGTTAACCACAAACGAAAATAAGGTGACAGTTGGTCATAAGAATGAGAAGTAGACACAATAAGACGATTACAGCCAAGGTCCATTTAATCCTCTCCATTACATTTTAATGCCAAGCAGGAAAATAGGGAGGTGGGAAGGATTTGCGAGTTCCATACTTGGAGAAAATCAAGATACCCCATGAAATACTAAAATATTCAGAGTCCTGTAAAACATTCTGCAATGTAAGTCAAACTGTAAACTGGTATTTTCTCTTAATAGTATATGTTAATAATATCACCCGAAGACATAAAGAAAAGTTcattactttaaaataactgttagTTCACATTCAGACAGTCAAACTGTCAAATTTCCCCATATTCGCAAACTTTAAGTCTTTATGCACGGTAGTACTTTTGCAAATAAAACGATGAGACTCTTTGCAAAGCTTTAGTGGCGAAATGAAAGTCCGCGTCATGCCCATGCGCGCGCACGAGCTGAATAATAAGGATTGCACACATAATGTAATGCCTGACACCGCTATCCCTGAACGACTGGGAGGGAAAAATAGAGAGAATGAGTAAAAATAAGGAGTTACGCCAATACAAAGAGTTCTGTTATCTGCTTTTTCTCTGATACAACACACAAGCGCAAATCAGACATGCTACAACCCCATTAAAAACTACTTTGTTAACCAGCACAGAAATGACGCATAATTTGCACTTACCTATAAAAAGTGATACGTGTGCATTTACCAGATGAATTTACCCAAGCGAATACGTTGCATTTAAATAACAGCCTGTAAAATCTGTGTCATCTGTAAAAGTTACCTGATGATAACATACATCATCtactattattatatagttttatgaAGACTGAAGTCAGTacagaaaatataat is from Danio aesculapii chromosome 13, fDanAes4.1, whole genome shotgun sequence and encodes:
- the six6a gene encoding homeobox protein SIX6a; the encoded protein is MFQLPILNFSPQQVAGVCETLEESGDVERLGRFLWSLPVAPSACDVLSKNESVLRARAVVAFHAGNFRELYHILENHKFTKDSHAKLQALWLEAHYQEAEKLRGRPLGPVDKYRVRKKFPLPRTIWDGEQKTHCFKERTRHLLREWYLQDPYPNPSKKRELAQATGLTPTQVGNWFKNRRQRDRAAAAKNRLQQQVLSGGSVRSLGDDDTTVDRLGPASSPEVSLSSKAATSAISITSSDSECDI